From the Clostridiales bacterium FE2011 genome, one window contains:
- a CDS encoding Gfo/Idh/MocA family oxidoreductase — protein sequence MRKVKWGVLGTADIARGQTIPGMQLAEHCELYAIAGRKLEKAKLYQEEFGFQKAYGSYDELLADPEVEAVYIPLPNDIHCEWTVKALKAKKHVLCEKPLAVSEAQAKEMFQAAEENGVMLMEAFAYLHSPFVKAVKAELDAGVIGEIRYLESAFITGRRPDTDIRLRKETYGGALYDLGCYAISMAMWMLGKEPDTVRATAQFSDKKIDLFTSALLLYENEAVANLDCGMLLPTGRLDRFHIHGTLGEIVSPVEFNQCGEIPYTIIKNGVKETKTVTAPNNYALESEQLSHCILTGEKPHVSKDFSLLVARVTDRILKEIGY from the coding sequence GACAGACAATACCGGGCATGCAGCTGGCGGAGCACTGCGAGCTGTATGCCATTGCGGGCAGAAAACTGGAAAAAGCAAAACTATATCAGGAAGAGTTTGGCTTTCAGAAGGCTTACGGCAGCTATGATGAACTGCTGGCAGATCCGGAGGTGGAAGCGGTTTATATTCCGCTGCCCAATGATATTCACTGTGAGTGGACGGTTAAAGCCCTGAAGGCAAAGAAACATGTGCTGTGTGAAAAGCCGCTGGCGGTTTCAGAAGCGCAGGCTAAAGAGATGTTCCAGGCGGCGGAGGAAAACGGCGTTATGTTGATGGAAGCCTTTGCCTATCTGCACAGCCCGTTTGTGAAAGCTGTGAAGGCAGAGCTGGACGCCGGCGTGATCGGAGAAATCCGGTACCTGGAGTCTGCATTCATCACCGGCAGGAGACCGGATACGGATATCCGCCTGCGGAAGGAAACATACGGCGGAGCCCTGTATGACCTCGGCTGCTATGCAATCAGCATGGCAATGTGGATGCTGGGGAAGGAGCCGGATACTGTACGGGCGACAGCACAGTTCTCTGACAAAAAGATTGACCTGTTCACTTCAGCCCTGCTGCTGTATGAAAATGAAGCGGTGGCAAACCTGGACTGCGGCATGTTGCTGCCGACCGGACGGCTGGACCGGTTCCATATCCACGGGACCCTGGGCGAGATCGTATCCCCGGTGGAGTTCAACCAGTGTGGTGAGATTCCTTATACCATCATCAAGAATGGGGTGAAGGAAACAAAGACGGTGACAGCACCGAACAACTATGCCCTGGAATCGGAACAGCTGAGCCACTGTATCCTGACCGGAGAAAAGCCGCATGTGTCTAAGGACTTCTCACTGCTGGTTGCACGGGTTACGGACAGGATACTGAAGGAAATCGGATATTGA